The sequence below is a genomic window from Amycolatopsis sulphurea.
GCGCTCATCGCCGAGCGCGGCTACCACCGGGTGCGCATCTCCGACATCGCGAAGGCCTGCGGCACCAGCAGCGCGGCCGTCCACTACCACTTCCCCGGCAAGACCGAAGTGCTCAACGAAGCGTTGCGGCGCAACGTGAAGCTCGCCTTCGACCGGCAGGTTGCCGAGCTGCACACCGTCCCCGGGGCGCACGACCGGCTGCTCCGGCTGGTCGAGCTGCAACTGCCGGCCGACGGCCTGCTGCGTGCCGAATGGTCGGTGTGGCTGCAGGTCTGGAACGAGGTCGCGCTGGAGCCCGAGCTGCGTTCGCTCTACACCGACTCCTACGACCGTTGGTACCAGACCATCCGGATGACCATCCACACCGGCCAGGGACAGGGCGTGTTCCGCGTCGCCGATGCCGACGCCGCCACCGCGCAGCTGACCGCGCTCATCGACGGCCTCGGCATCCAGGTGCTGACCGGCCGTCCCGGCAGCTCGGTGCACACCATGCGCGCCCACCTGCACGATTTCATCGCCAGATCGATCGTCAAGGGAGCCTGATGAACCACGACGTCATCGTCACCTGCGCGCTCACCGGCGCGGGCGACACCGTCCGGCGGAGCCCGCACGTGCCGGTATCCCCCGCGCAGATCGCCGCGAGCGCCGTGGAAGCGGCGAACGCGGGCGCCGCGGTGGTGCACATCCACGTGCGCGAACCGGAGACCGGCGCACCCTCGCGCGAGGTCGCGCTGTACCGCGACGCGGTGCGGCTGGTCCGGGAGTCCGATGTGGACGTCGTCGTCAACCTGACCGCTGGGATGGGCGGTGACCTGGTGCTCGACCAGGAGGACCCGCTCAAGCCGGTGGACGGCACCGATCTGGTCAACGCGCTGGACCGGCTGCCGCACATCGAAGAACTACTGCCGGACATCTGCACGCTGGACTGCGGGTCCCTGAATTTCGGCGAGGGCAGCCGGCTTTATGTGTCCACTCCGGACATGCTGCGGGCCGGCGCGCGCCGGATCCAGGAACTCGGCGTCAAACCCGAGCTGGAGATCTTCGACAGCGGGCAGCTGTGGTTCGCGAGCAAGCTGGTCGAAGAAGGACTGATCGACGCGCCGCCGCTTTTTCAGCTGTGCATGGGTATTCCGTATGGCGCGCCGGCTGATCCGGGTCTGCTGCAGGCGATGGTCCATCTGCTGCCCGAAGGCGCGCGGTGGGCGTCGTTCGCGATCGGCCGCGACCAGATGCCGTGGGTCGCGCAGTCGGTGCTGCTCGGCGGGCACACCCGGGTCGGGCTGGAGGACAACCTCTACCTTTCCCGCGGGGTCAAGGCGACCAACGGCCGGCTCGTGGAACGCGCCGTCGGCATCGTGCAGGATCTCGGCGCGCAGGTAGCGAGTCCGGCGCGGGCTCGGGAGATCCTCGGGCTGACGGAGCGGGCCGATGCCTGAGACCACTGTGGACACCGTGGCGTGCGTCGGGGCCGGGGTGATCGGTGGCGGCTGGGTCGCGCACTTCCTCGCCCGCGGCTTCGACGTCCGGGCGTGGGATCCGGCGCCGGACGCGGCCGCGAAACTCGCCCGGCTCGTTGACGCCGCCTGGCCCGCACTCACCCAGCTGGGCCTCGCCGAGGGCGCGAGCCGCGATCGGCTCAGGATCACCGAAACGCTGGCCGAAGCCGTCGAAGGCGCCGGTTTCGTCCAGGAGAGCGCCCCGGAAGACCTGCCCCTGAAGCAGAAGCTGCTGGCCGACATCGACGCCGTCACCCCGGCCCGCGTGGTGATCGCCTCCTCCACC
It includes:
- a CDS encoding TetR/AcrR family transcriptional regulator, which translates into the protein MDGTDQLRTRVRTLIRSLPGAQREFAAAIGLDETKLSKALTGTRRFSPHELVRIAEYSGVTVNWLLNGSDDAHTVTAVPAPAARPESDPAHHTRSEPRRRILETAWALIAERGYHRVRISDIAKACGTSSAAVHYHFPGKTEVLNEALRRNVKLAFDRQVAELHTVPGAHDRLLRLVELQLPADGLLRAEWSVWLQVWNEVALEPELRSLYTDSYDRWYQTIRMTIHTGQGQGVFRVADADAATAQLTALIDGLGIQVLTGRPGSSVHTMRAHLHDFIARSIVKGA
- a CDS encoding 3-keto-5-aminohexanoate cleavage protein — encoded protein: MNHDVIVTCALTGAGDTVRRSPHVPVSPAQIAASAVEAANAGAAVVHIHVREPETGAPSREVALYRDAVRLVRESDVDVVVNLTAGMGGDLVLDQEDPLKPVDGTDLVNALDRLPHIEELLPDICTLDCGSLNFGEGSRLYVSTPDMLRAGARRIQELGVKPELEIFDSGQLWFASKLVEEGLIDAPPLFQLCMGIPYGAPADPGLLQAMVHLLPEGARWASFAIGRDQMPWVAQSVLLGGHTRVGLEDNLYLSRGVKATNGRLVERAVGIVQDLGAQVASPARAREILGLTERADA